The Dreissena polymorpha isolate Duluth1 chromosome 9, UMN_Dpol_1.0, whole genome shotgun sequence genome contains the following window.
ccgttgaagcttattacttcccttggatttgttttttgacctttgaccttgaaggatgaccttgaccttgactttttaccactcaaaatatgaagcgccatgagatacacacgcatgccaaatatcaagttgctatctgaagcgatatagaagttatgagcatttcttgaaacctaaacgcaaaaactaaacgcaaagtgtgacggaaagacagacagacagatggacagacgaaCGTTCCAAtgactatatgccctccttcgagggcataaaaaataaattgcaaCGACCTTCTCTTATACAATGCATATTGCTCTAAAAACTATTTCGCACAAAAATAATTCAGCATTCATGGCGATGAATTTATGTAGAACATTATTTTCCGTTTTATTACGTTACCCAGTAATCTTGTAAGGAGAGTATCTTTCACATTGAAATAGGTTGGGCCGTACTAATTTGTGAAGTTTAAGCGAGAAAAAATGAGAACAATAAATAAAAGAGTGAAAGATATTTTGGCCGAAATGTGAAGCAGGAAAGTTTTTGTATTCTCTAGATCTCACATTATTATACCGCCGGATATGAAAAATATGCGTTACACACAATACCTCTCTCTGGAACTCAAGATGAATTGAGTTACACATAGGGTATACAAAGGAAATGTGATGCGACATAAGTGATTGCTAACTTGACCTTCGTTAACCTTTTGAACTTGTATGAACTTATGAATGAAAAATCATACAATGCAAAAGTATTCTATTGATATGCGTTTTACCAACAAACGaagattttaaaatatgcaaaatgttctGTTGTAAAACTATTCTAAAACGTTCTCATTGATCTCTTCTCTCTGACAAAAAAGAATGTCCTTTTgtcacaatgtaaataaaatatacataatatgtaaacACACAgacaaaaaaaacactgaagTACGTCCACTATTAATGTGAAATCGTTTTTCGTAATGCCAATCGAAACTTTTCGTATGTTATACAAATTATATGATGATTTTCCACACGTTTAATTTAGATTTGAGTTGTTACGCGTTACATACGAAAAATCTGGAAAGATAATTGTACTTTATTAACGCATACAGCAGTATCTGAGTCAACATCTATAATCTATCGATTATATGATAAAAACCTTTTAAGATTGATGTTGTTTTAATCATGGCGATatgtaatttaaacatgaaacaagCACAAGAGCAGTTTGGAAAATAGGAATTGATATCATATAATAGTATACACAATGACGTCATCTTATGATAGTATTCGTAccacatacacattttaattgtaaatgtgataaaaacaataaagatgTTGGAATACCTGCTCACATGTTTGTGCGTCGTTATTGTACGTTAGtataattaattgcatgttgagcTACATGTAACCATGAGGTCAGATATATTGACAGCATGTATAAGATCCAACacaagcataatttaatatcagAATAtagttattaattaaataatcatttttagaTGATCTTAGAATAGATTTTTTGTTCAAACTAATTTTGGCGCTGCCGATCTCATTTTGATTCTAAATTGTAAAACTTGCCTCTTAACATTGTCTTATTTAAAAGCTGACAAGATATACAAACTCATAACATGACAATTCGGGATTGTTATATGATAAATGGTAATATGGATATATTGCTATAGAAATACATTCATATTGCATAACTCTCGAGCTCAATAAAGCTTTAAACGTGAAATATATTTTACACAATCGTTTTCTCGAAAAGCGAATATTTCTATTTAAcagatttaaaaaagaaaaatgttgaacgtcttttgattttttaatttttagcttTACACCAATAGGCAAATCGTTCACAATCGTTTGACCAGTATGAATAATATTGCTGTCCAATTTGAGACTTGGCTCTAATTACTACGACTGCCGGGTCATAGCTTTCAGACTGGCTGTATTCCTTTTTAGAAACTTTATCACCATCATTTATTGTGATTTCTTCTTCCACAACTCCCCCGGAATATGTGTTGCGAATGACAGTAATTGTGGTCCCTGATCTTTCAATAACAATAGCGTTACAATTTTGGTGAAACATATTTCCATAAACCACAATATGGTCCCCAGTTTTAATTGCAGATATGTCGGTTTTTCTATCGTCtctttttttgaaaactttactTACGTATGGTCCAACCAGAGCACCTAATGCGCGGCCAATGATACCTGAAAGAACCCCACCGATAACACTTCCTAAGAATGCTCCTATTGTCGCTCCATATGCTGTTCCAACAAGTGGCACTACGCTACCAGCTAACCCGCCTAAAGCTCCACCTAGTGTTGCTCCAACTACACTACCACCGATACAAAGTCCAGCGCCAAATAAAGCTATACAAAATCGTTGGGAGGCAAAGTCAAGGAATGTATTTTTAGAAATTCTACCATCTCTTCTTCGCTCGTACATTTTACTCAAGTCCCAAATCAAAAAGAAACCTTCTATGGAAACAACAATGGCTGCCCCTACAATATTGGTTGCGTTTTTTAGTTTCTCCACTGTTTCGGCAAAGGCGACGGTTCCACTGATGTATTTGTTCCTAACCTCTACTAAAGTCATGTTAGACATCTCTCTCGCAAAATCTCCTCCCACCGTCACTAAATACTTGCATAAAGCTGATGAAGCTTCGACAATCGCTTGCTTTATATTGTGCCAAAACCAATGTTCCTGAGAACTCTCATATTGTCCAGTCTTGCAGTATGTCGCAAATGATTCACAGTTGTTATTTAACAGTTTATAGTTTGTTTTACCTTTTTCACAACGTGCCCTATATATAACAAGGGCGGTTGGATTCTGTGTCGATATCTCATTTTCGTAGTCAATGCGATAAAATTGACCGTTTTGCGACGACGGGACCCATTCTTCAGTAATTTGATATGTGCTTTGTTCGTCGTTTACTTTTTTCCAATGCGCAACTAATATCATTCTGTTTGAAGTATTAATTTTGAGTACAATTGCGTGGTGCCATATTACGTAAGTACGTTGCCATGCTACATGGTCGCCAGGTTTCAGACAACCTATGCTGTTCTCATTAAGCGTTGTGCAATTTCCTCTCACTGGAAATGCATGCTCTGGCTCATTTTGAAATCCTTCATTGGTGGTATTGTACTTCTTTGGAGTAAAAACGACTCTGCTACGTTCAGCTTTTAAATACTCTTTTTCATTGTTGAGCAATGGACGCTCAAGACATTCCTCTATGCCTTCGTCACTGCATTCAAATGCATGTATTCGGGTAAGTAAAGCCATCGTATATCGCTATTTTAGTGCATGAACATGACGTTGGTTTAACGTAAATGATGTGTTCGGTTTTTTCTAGCCGACGAccttaaattgaaaaaatatattaaaaagttaaaattatgttattaaatgcATATCATAGAAGAGTACTTTTGTATCGTAGTTTAGTCACCGATGTCTACTTTCAAAATctgctatttttgtttgtatctGTTCTGCGGtttcattgtaaataaaacttagACTAGAAGTTCAGAATTTAAATGAAtgtctttttaattatttattttaattttcttatcTCAATATTAAactgtacatgtattgtatatattattaagAATAAACCGCAAAAACATGCCCTAACcaaatagataaaataaaaaacttaCCTGTAACTGTCGACACATTGTTATTTCACATGAATACTGCAAAATAAACCGACTTctaaattgtatgcattttaaaTGGGACAATGCGCCGGTAAAGCATGCAGTATCGTGTTTAAAGCGTATTGCTGGGCGTTATGTTTGCATAGTCCATAGATCGCGAGGTATTCCAATACcattatagtattttttgtttcgACACATAATGAGTCAATTCAATACTGCAAGCGTTCGGTTTAAAACATGTTAAACTCAATATCGCACGCGCTGCTTGTTATTGTAATTCATATTTGATTCTAAACTTGTTTCAATAAAGTACGTGCCaatgttatgttattaaatagtttactatggtCAGTTCCGCCAATACTTTTTGTGGAAAACCAACCTGCATATATACCTATATTTTCTTCTTTTAAACAGGTATGCTATTGCATTTACTAAATTTCAATAAAAGGCATgctaattttcaattttcatatcTATGAATGCCATTTGCGAATGTGTGTCTAGTTAAATGAATCGAACCAAACACTCAATCGCACCTTTAAATCAACACTAACATTGTTCATATATTCTCGACTACAAATCAATGAATTTCCACACAATTTTAATGCACGTATAAATCATTGTTCAATTctacattaaacattaaatatgtatcaTCAGCATTTCgaaaaaaaatgatcaaattaGCGATATCAATCTAAAATGCAGCCACAAAAAAGGCACAATCTAAACATGCTAACTAGTTAAGTCAAtacttaaacaattaataaaaattcaACGAGCACTAAAGAAGCATTCCTATGTGTTGTCTGAATATCATGTATGTCAACTCATTCTTCTTATTGCAGACTGAGTCATTTTTATGTTGGACCAATTCTTGCTATTGCCGGACAGTGGAATGCACATCCAACCCCTATTACGGATCCGTTAAAGTTCCCATAGAATACAAAAATGTTGCAGGCCGTGTTTTACATCCATTTGTAATTCATGGTATATAAGTTTTGGATCCGGTGATTTCGATTGCAGACACTTTTTTTCTAAATCAACTACCTGTTTGCGCTTTGCAATACTTTGCGACTGTACTAAATTTTGACATTGACATAAATGCTGAGCACGGTAATCAAGTCCATGTGGGATTTGTATAAAATATGACTAAATAACTGTGTATGCCTGACTGGAAATAAAATGCCACATTGAAAGATATTTTGATGTTTAATGATTAATACAACAGAACTTTGATTATTCATATGTATACACAAAGTTGGAATATTTCAGTGAATGTGCTTGGTTTCATTGGaaataagttcaaattttaaaataacatatatactTATGTAGTGATGGAAAATGCACGCGAAAAAAgggaaatgtacatgtatacattgacGATTCATCCACAAACGTGAGTACTTGTAAAAGCTAGATTGGAAAAATAACACccttaaaaataagaaaatatacatttatggaTGAACTAGTGAATATGTATTTAGGCAAACACGATTCACCTCGAATACAACATAGtgaaacatataaacaaaacatctaaAACACAGCAAttgaaaacaaagcatttcattTGATTTGGAGTAGAATGCATATTTAGTTCGAATTACAATGAACACTCTTAAAGgggcttttcacgttttggtaaattgacaaaattttaaaaatgtttcagattcgcaaattttcgttgtagttatgatattagtgaggaatcagtaaaactgaacatttaccatgctctaaaatatcaattatatgcatcttttgacgatttaaaaacctgaaaacgataaagcgttgcaacgcgtaacgattgaataatttggagagttctgtttttgtcgttatattttgtgatacttcgcggattacttatataaagtatgaaattcATCACTCATtatataagcacggatggccgagtggtttacgcgatagacttttactcaaggggtcagtggttcgagcccagttgagggttacttttttctttctttaattttattctctttttttaatggagctttttagatccaatgtttacatcgatcaatataatgcatttaaagacaaacttcattacatgcttaaatctgtgaaaaggcccctttaatttattGCATGTTAAACTGTATTGTGTTTATGTTAACGTCATTACACTAACCATTCGAGCAATAAATAAGATATAATACAATGTAGTGCCAAATAAGAATGGGTATACTGCCATTACGAGTGGAAACTGGACGATTTGTAGGAGAATCTTTAGAGGACTTGTAGATTGTGCCAAGCTGATATActataatattaaattttgtaaattgaTTACTTAAAGCATATCTTCCCCATAGAACTATATATTTTGTTCGAGCGTACAAATGCTCGTTTTTCCAATTATTTGATGATCTCCGACATATAGGTCATACTCAGTGTTTTCAACACGCTGCAAACAGTGGACGAAACCGTTTAAGTGACTCGCTGGGCTGAATCGCGGATTATTTTAATATTCGGTCGATAGAATATATTCTCGTTACAGCATTATCTTTTATATACTGACACAGTTATTAGGTCACCATGTTTGCTGTCTAAAAAAGGCCTTTTAAAGTtcttttaatacatttaaacaatcaaaagtaAAACTGTTTGTAACGTGTGTTTATTTGGTTGGCTCCTGACGCGACACGATTGTTTCCCTTGAACGGCTTTcaattaagttttgttttaagaGTTTGTTCGTTGCGCTGGTTTAACAATGCTCTTTGAATTTCGGCGTTGGTTTGTTTTGGGGGAAAAATGGAGAGAAATTACAATTGTTAATTTCGATGGctctaaatatttttattttgtttccatgtACCATACACGGAATAAACCATGTATTTGATTAGCATTATGTCCGTTTCAGTATCTTTAACATCTTAACAGGTATAATAGGGCGTTTTCAACTGTTGTTCTTATTAAACATTGTAGGATTTGTTCACATGGTCTGCGAGAAAATTTAGACCGCGCTAGCATACCAGAAATAGAGTGAATTCTGTACCTCGCAGATTATTGTGTTCAATATGACCTTGAGAAAATAAGTATACATTCATTATGCTACTGTCATAGAAAAAGTATCCTACTTGTCACAGCTAACCAATGAAGTTCTGCAAGTATGTGtaagatatatacatttacacACACTTTacgtttattaaaacaataatgctATTGACTTGAATACACGTATTAAAGGCATGCATACATGAAGTGTTCAGTAGTTAACCCATAACAGGTTTTTGCATTATATGAATTGAATCATTTGCTGCTTAATCCTTGCTTAAACTGCCACACTAAGCATGATTGAGGTACCTCAAGATTTAAAAAGGAAGGAAAATGCGTATGTTATAACACCATGGACCACAGTAAATAGCTTAATCATTTTAAATAGTCTCGTATGTAATTGAAAAAGCCCCTGCAATAAAGTTTGCAACAATAAGTACAGCCATGACCTATTTGTATACAATTGTAGCATTTGCAAACTAACTATTTTTAAGTGTGCTTCACATAGTTACGAGCAAAATAAACAATGATGCATATGCCGCATACACAAGTACGGGCTGAAAGATGATACACTGTTTTATCTCTAGTTATACGCACAATTGTGAGGCTAGTTAAAGAATATCCTTGTTCTTCAATCAAATGATCTGATTTCGACCTGATTTCTGAAAGGCCGTGGTGTATAAAACAACGCATGTTGCTAACCATTcgcttttaaaaaaataacatgacaaTAAAGTATGTATTAAATAGCCGTATCGTAATGAAATATTAAACCACAATgacaaaacagtttatatttaacTGTTCAATTTGTCTGGGATAATCATCGGAAATATTACCAAGTAAATAATGTCTTCATGTCATGGAAACTTTAGTCAATATATTCAGTTTGATGGTAGGCAAAGCTTAATCATATCGATGCAAGAAAGGGATATTGATTGCAACAGACCGGTAGCAGATTGCACATAGAATATGTAAATACAGGGTGTGCTActgtttgtttgtgtttgaaaACTAAAGGACCATTGCCATTTTTAAGCGCATACACGCTCGTAAGCCATGGTTTGCCTTTGCACAAGAACAGGCCTTGAATTAATAATTACATGTTTACCCGACTTTGTGTCATACGACATGGTTGCTGTTTCTATACTGCTTGGGCCAAAGGTTAGTGTGTTGCAAAAGGTTTCAAttaagccaaataaggaaaactgacataccccttgtggccatgtttttcaatgtgacatttaaaacaagagatgtatttgtcagaaacacaatgccccttactgcgccgctttgaagccatttatttgacctttgaccttgaaggatgaccttgaatttttacatctcaaaatgtgcagctccatgagatacacatgcatgccaaatatgaagttgctatcttcaatattgcaaaagttatggccaatgtttaagttttcggacggacgcacagactgacagactgacggacagttcaactgctatatgccaccctaccgggggcataaaaacataatcCTAAAATGGGGCCAATGAACACCCTCggaaacccgacatgctgtgagaagctggacatgctaggagatgtagccgatatatttcaaagaattttggtagggtaagtaaattcagttctataattgtttaaaggcatttttgaaataaaatatattttggtgcatgcaaaggaggtattaatACCACATACGGCGAACACACTCAGATTTACACGGACGGTAGTAAAAATGAGGAATTAGAACTAGCCGGCGCTGCGTACGTAGTCTATAACCCGCAAAATGCCATTATCCATCACGGCAGAGTAAAACATCAAAAAGAATTGTCCATATTCACCTGTGAACTATCGGTCATTAATGACGCAATAATATGGCTAAACACGCTTGACACTCACGATCAAACAAACTACGCGATTTTAACTGACTCTCTTAGCGCATTACAAGCACTAAACGCAGGCTCATCAAAAACGCGACCAGACTTAATATACGCAGTCTTAGAAGGTATCACGCAATTGACTAACAAAAACATATCTCTGAAATTAATATGGATACCGAGTCATGTAGGCATCCCGGGCAACGATTATGCCGACAAACTTGCAAAAATAGGATCACAAGAGGGTATACTCTACGGGTTAAAACCCAGCGCACGCGAACTTATCGCCAATATTAACCAAAAAGCGTATACTGAACAAGATCACCACTATTCAATATACTGCGCTGATCATGATTTACCATTTATCACTAACCCCAGCCACAAGATTCATATCTATAGCGCCATTAAACAAGAAGACAGAGCATATACGCGCATGCGTCTAATGGTGTCTAGATTACACGGCGATTACCACGAAACAGTTCTCTGCCCCCAATGCAACGTTCCAGACACCTTCGAACATTTATTCTTTATATGCCCTCATCATGCGGCCCAAAGAATAGAGCTAAGTGCAGGTGTAATGCTGtaggtggatggtccacggccgtccacaagctcaaatgaccatatatggagaaaaaggcgggaccaaaccaaataggcttgcaatgcgcatgcccAAGCAAAACCGATTGAAAGCCATCTTGAATTGTTGGCGTGAAAAGAAATATACTACATTCattggatattttaatatgatgaatattctaggtagagaatatggatagtattatcattattagtattacgtcaacattaactcaacaattgtattgttgacatgaagaaaaagctatttcgaggttgttttgaccattgattg
Protein-coding sequences here:
- the LOC127845819 gene encoding uncharacterized protein LOC127845819, with product MALLTRIHAFECSDEGIEECLERPLLNNEKEYLKAERSRVVFTPKKYNTTNEGFQNEPEHAFPVRGNCTTLNENSIGCLKPGDHVAWQRTYVIWHHAIVLKINTSNRMILVAHWKKVNDEQSTYQITEEWVPSSQNGQFYRIDYENEISTQNPTALVIYRARCEKGKTNYKLLNNNCESFATYCKTGQYESSQEHWFWHNIKQAIVEASSALCKYLVTVGGDFAREMSNMTLVEVRNKYISGTVAFAETVEKLKNATNIVGAAIVVSIEGFFLIWDLSKMYERRRDGRISKNTFLDFASQRFCIALFGAGLCIGGSVVGATLGGALGGLAGSVVPLVGTAYGATIGAFLGSVIGGVLSGIIGRALGALVGPYVSKVFKKRDDRKTDISAIKTGDHIVVYGNMFHQNCNAIVIERSGTTITVIRNTYSGGVVEEEITINDGDKVSKKEYSQSESYDPAVVVIRAKSQIGQQYYSYWSNDCERFAYWCKAKN